ACTCTTTTCGTTGTCTTTCATATCCGATATTAAAGAGAACACATAGCTCTCTCTTTACTCTCTCTCAAAGAGGATGGGGCGCATGTTCGACCTGTAGGAGTTGGGCAAGCCAATCCGCATTAGCTCCCTCCTTCACCTCCCGCACCAGCTCCGGTATGAAAAGTTTTTAATGTTAGTTGAGTCCCTGGTTCCCCAATTGATTGACCCGCAATAATACCTACGGCTTCTCCCAATTCGACCAGGTCGCCGTGAGTGGGACTCCGACCATAACATAATTGACAGATTGTCTTAACTTCTTTCTGTCTTCCTTTGGGCTGGAGATAAAGCGGAGCTCAAAGCGAGGAGGAGATCTTTTATTCTTACATGGGTCCTCCCCTTTAGAAAAGAAAGTTCTTTTTTAGCCCCTGAGAGCGAAGTTGGAAGAATCTCTGTTGCCGTATCCGATGATGCTAGCGCAGTCAGAAGAATGGGTCAAGTGGGAATTGATTCGTTTAAGTTTCCGAAGTCAGTTCGCCTTTTCATTTGGTTGACCGCCCTGCCAGAGTCGAGCGAGCTTTCGCTAATACTAATCAAAGACGAAAAGCTAAGGTAAGAATTTGCATAGAGATGGacgttttttttttgtataaaaaGAAAGCAGCTTCTTTCTTCATTCTTTCGGGCATGAAAAGAAGCGAAATATGGACTCACTCAGGAAGCACTTCACGAAGCTTCCCTAGGATCTGCTTCTCGGTCGGAACTAGTGCTGCTCGACCTTACTTCTTTTTGCAATACAGAAAATCCATTCAAAGGCAAAAGGAAAGCTTACCTATAAATGCGGATTTGAAGTCCAGGCAAAACATGGTACTCTTTCTATCGGGACTAACGTACCGAAATGGTTTCAAAATGAATAGTGGGTAATTTATCTGATATAGAACACTCATATCGATAAAATTATTTGAaccatttattaaaaaaatgggCATTTAAGCTCCAAGCCAAGGATCACTTAGATGGGCATCTTTCAACTATGAAATCATGAGTTTTTTCGTCATTCTTACCATTTCTATTCAAGAGCCGAGTTTGAGATTTGAACCTCATTCCGGCTCAAAATAAAGCTGCTAAGGACTGAAACTGAGCATTTCTCTTTCTGTCTAGCGCTTTCAAATCCACACAAACGCTTTCGAGCTCGGATGACAGAACTAGCCAGCCCTTTTCCGAGCGAGCTTTTCTTGAGCGAACACATTTCTATATTTCTAACCTCGGGAGAGGAGGACATTGATCGAGCTGGAGCAGCCACCATAGCTAGAACGTCCAGAGGTGAGCTGACCTACCAACGTGTGAATGTTTTATTCCGACCTACTAGATCCTTTAGGTTGAAATCAGCGTCTGACAACACGATTCTATCTTTCTCCAAAGAGCTATCGTCCCAATATCGCCACGTTTAACTGTCGTATTCAAATTGTGATAAGAATCATTCTCATTTATCGTTTAGGAGCACTGGCCGCCATGGCCCAAACGAAAGTCACACCCAGAATATGGGCCAGAAATTGCAGAGGAGCAGGATCCGAAGCGGTGGCTGCTACAAGAATGGAATATTCCAATCTCTTTGCGAAAATCCTTTAAAGCCCCCAATCGGCTCTTGGAGAATAGggactctttttctttctatccTGCGCTAAGGCTGGTTCGAAATCCACTTCTTTCATCAGGGAGAAACCAGGGACTGGTGCTTGGTCGGATGAGTTTCTTCTAAAGGACGAGGAGGAGCGGACAACAAGGAGAAAAGCGTAAAAAGCTCAAGCTCATAGGATCAAATTTAACCCACTTTAAAACTCATTTTTCCTTCCGTTTGAAAGAACTTCCTTATGTTAACAAAGTGGGAGCCGAGTGCTTCGTTTGATGGAAGCACGAGGTGAGCTTGCCTCTGAGCCTGCGGCGAGCTCTCTAATAGTTTAGTTGGGCCTcccttctctttactttattaATTTCATAATTGTCTCGTTGAATGCGATATGAAAGAAATTAAAGTAAATCAATGTAAACAAAGCCAATAATAGAAACACCTTATAAGGAATTtgagaaattaatatttaggGCTTATGTGACGGCTATAGGAATTTGCCGCTCTTTCTAGTCCAGGCTGGCCAATGGGCCAGACCAGTCCAATGCGAGACTGAGTCTCATATTGAACGTCATCTACTCTCAATGTATTGCCATGGAGGGGTGTAATGGTTAGAATTCTCTGCGGTCAAAACCCAGGTACTTAAGAAAGTTAATTGGCTTCCCACTATTGattcatataaaaaataaatattttttttcttttgacgtgttttttttgttttgttttcccTGCTGCGTGAAAGAGAGGCAAACATTTATGGACGCACATCCGAGAATTTTCTCTGACAGATGACAgctgcaagaaagaaaaagaggagagaaaatTCAAAGCATGTTCAGGCCGTGCTTGTTCCCTTACCCAAAGGCAAGCTatattatcttaaaatcaacgGCAAACTTCTAGAGATACAAGAACAGTGGGTCCGACGTCACTAAGGATGACTAAATCAGGAACAATGCTACGCTGCACCACTGCTAAATTTTGCATCCAGCATGGCAGGAGGGAATTGGTGCAAGTTACGATGCTCGACTAATATATCAGCACCATGTCAGACGAGGAATGGGATGGTGAATGTAGTGCTGCTGCATAGCTTGTTTCGTGATGTGGCCGACTGTATTGCAAGCAGAGTCTTCAAAGTCATCTTTCACTCCCtcccacccaaaaaaaagagTTCCAAAATTCCAATCGCCAACCATACTGCCAGCAAAGACTAATAGTCATtcatctatcaaaaaaaaaaaaaaaaatcttctagtATTGgcggattctctcccaattttCCAAGCATTTATGATAGATGAAGTGGGTAGGCAAGGGAAACCAATGGCACTTCTATGTTATTAATATCATAACCAGAGGAGGAATCTCTCTGTAGAAGGCGAGGAAAGTTATACCCTAGCCATGTTTCAAAAGAACATGTTCTTCTTTCTCATCCTCATACTCACAACAGCATCAGCAAAAGATGCCGATTTTTCTTACAATGGATTTGGTGCTGCCAAACTGCGGCTAGATGGCATTGCAGATATCGCACCCAATGGCCTCCTAAGACTCACTGGCACTAGACAGCAAGCCAAGGGCCACGCCTTTCTCCCGACTCCACTTCGTTTTAAGAACTCGACAACTGGTAAAGCTCTCTCCTTCTCAACTTCTTTCATCTTTGCAATCATCCCAAAGTACCAAGACTTGTTTGGCCATGGAATAGCCTTCGTTCTTGCACAATCGGTAGATCTGTCTTATGCCTTACCCAGTCAATTCCTGGGACTCTTCAATTCAAGCAATTCATATTCTTCAAACCAAATTGTGGCCATCGAGTTCGATACAAACATGAACCCTGATGTTGACGATATCGACAATAATCATGTTGGAATTGATGCTAACAGTCCAAAGTCCATTAACTCTTCGCATGCAGCTTATTTCACTAATGACAATGAAGGTAGGTTCGAGAATCTGAGCCTTGCGAGTGGCAAACCAATACAAGCCTGGATAGAATACAGTCACTTGGATGGACTGCTTAGTGTAACGTTAGCACCCATTGATGTAGCCAAACCAGGTGTTCCACGCTTGTCTTCATATGTgaatctctcttctttgatctcagaCTATATGTATGTCGGATTTTCTTCTTCGGTAGGCACATTTACAACATCTCATTACATTCTGGGTTGGAGCTTTAAGTTGAATGGAAGGGCCCAAGCACTAGATCTCTCACGTCTTCCATCCCTCCCTCGCACAGGGTCTAAATCGCGCTTAGAGTCTTGGAAGATTGGGTTGCCAATAATCTTGGCAATACTCTTGTTGTTAATAATCGTAATTGGCATAACCCTTCTTGTGAATAGTAGGATTAAATTCAGAGAGGTGTTTGAAGATTGGGAGTTAGAATATGGACCGCAGAGGTTCTGCTTCAAGGACCTATTCTTGGCCACCAAGGGCTTCAGAGACCAACATCTCTTGGGAGCTGGAGGTTTTGGTAAGGTCTACAGTGGTGTGCTGCCAAACACTGGCATCCAAGTTGCAGTTAAGCAGGTCTCGCACGAATCAAGACAAGGTATGAGAGAGTTCATCGCAGAGATTGTTAGCATCGGCCGCTTGCGTCACCGGAACTTGGTACAGCTCCTTGGTTATTGCAGGAGAAAAGGGGAGCTCTTGTTAGTCTATGAATTCATGCCCAATGGTAGTTTGGACCAGCACCTATTTAACCAACCCAAGTTGATGCTCAGTTGGGGACAaagatttcaaataatcaaaggTGTAGCTTCCGCGCTTTATTATTTGCACGAAGGATGGGAGAAGGTGGTTGTTCACAGAGATATCAAAGCCAGCAACATCCTGCTAGATGATCAGATGAATGGAAGACTAGGTGATTTTGGCCTGGCAAGACTATATGATCACGGAACCGATCCCCATACTACACATGTAGTTGGAACTCTGGGTTACCTTGCACCGGAGCTCGCCAAGACAGGCAAGGCAACTACAAGCACAGATGTGTTTGCCTTTGGTGGATTTTTGCTTGAGGTGGCTTGTGGAAGAAGGCCAATAGAGACGAGAGCATCAGAACAAGAGATAGTGTTGGTGGATAAAGTTCTGGAGTGCTGGAAGGCAGGGACTATTGTGGAGGTAAGGGATCCCAACTTGGGGAATGAATATATTGCCGAAGAGATGGAGATGGTGCTAAAGCTTGGCCTCCTTTGCTCACACCCTGACTCCAGTTCTAGGCCTCCTATGCGGCTGGTGATGCGAATACTGGAACGCGACGCTCCCCTTCCTGAGATGACTGGAGATGGTTGGCAAGCCGAAATTTCAGCTATAGGGAAGGAAGGCTTTGATGATATTGGCATGTCAGATAGTTCGCTGCTTAACATGTTAGCCTGCTCGGCATCAACCACGGAATCTGCTCCCTTGACAGGCCGTTGATAGTGGTCAATGTTTGTAAAAGTATTGCTTAAAGTATACCGAGCTTCATGTTATGAATGGTATAAATGCTTTTTGCTGCAGTGTGGTTGTGAAAGATATGAgatccctctttctttctcgttTTCTTTTCTTGGTTTTGCTACTCTTTTTGTGTCACGCCAAAATCCATCACCTGAATCAACCATATAAGAGGGCCACATGAATGCTCAAATAAGGACCTAGAGATCCTACAAGGCCTAAGATGAACCATTTCTAATaacttcaaaaatttagatCAATAGTTAATAATCAAATAATCTAACTAAATAGAACcactataataaaataatcaacttgatcaattacaaaatttttaaatgtTCGTCAGTATTAGAAATTAAGCTAACTAACTAATAACTTTGATGCTTGAACTCTATGCATAAGCCATCTGACTCTACGCATCTTGTGActctagaaaaaaaatataatagatgGACATAAGCTTTCTTTCCAGACCAATATGAATTCCCACACACCGACAcctttataataataaaaaaatgtcaATTAATTTTTTACTTACATAAATTCTATGGCACTAAATACCATAATTATAAAACGGTCATAGCAAAGAGACATCTTTTAATGCAATAAATCACATCAAATAATTATCTTAAATTAGCATATATCGGATTCGATAATATTTAGGTTCTTAGCTCTAGACTACCATAACTATATTCCTGGTCTGTGGTGAGGCATCAACATTACTATATTTTCGGCCCATGTTGGGGCATCAATAGTACCATATTTTCGGCCTATGGCAGGACATCAACTAGTAGCATGTTTCTGGCCCTTGGTGAGTTATCAACAATGGGGCTAATCCAAAGTAAAGTACCACAACCCATCATTTAGATATACAATTCAATTACTTGCTTGTTATGTGAATATAACTCAAGATCATACTCCTTTGCAAAACTTGGTGCATGCAAGTACCAAAGTCCACACAACTTAGAATCAGTAATATAGGGTATATTCATTC
Above is a genomic segment from Phoenix dactylifera cultivar Barhee BC4 chromosome 2, palm_55x_up_171113_PBpolish2nd_filt_p, whole genome shotgun sequence containing:
- the LOC120109962 gene encoding L-type lectin-domain containing receptor kinase SIT2-like, which codes for MFQKNMFFFLILILTTASAKDADFSYNGFGAAKLRLDGIADIAPNGLLRLTGTRQQAKGHAFLPTPLRFKNSTTGKALSFSTSFIFAIIPKYQDLFGHGIAFVLAQSVDLSYALPSQFLGLFNSSNSYSSNQIVAIEFDTNMNPDVDDIDNNHVGIDANSPKSINSSHAAYFTNDNEGRFENLSLASGKPIQAWIEYSHLDGLLSVTLAPIDVAKPGVPRLSSYVNLSSLISDYMYVGFSSSVGTFTTSHYILGWSFKLNGRAQALDLSRLPSLPRTGSKSRLESWKIGLPIILAILLLLIIVIGITLLVNSRIKFREVFEDWELEYGPQRFCFKDLFLATKGFRDQHLLGAGGFGKVYSGVLPNTGIQVAVKQVSHESRQGMREFIAEIVSIGRLRHRNLVQLLGYCRRKGELLLVYEFMPNGSLDQHLFNQPKLMLSWGQRFQIIKGVASALYYLHEGWEKVVVHRDIKASNILLDDQMNGRLGDFGLARLYDHGTDPHTTHVVGTLGYLAPELAKTGKATTSTDVFAFGGFLLEVACGRRPIETRASEQEIVLVDKVLECWKAGTIVEVRDPNLGNEYIAEEMEMVLKLGLLCSHPDSSSRPPMRLVMRILERDAPLPEMTGDGWQAEISAIGKEGFDDIGMSDSSLLNMLACSASTTESAPLTGR